From Candidatus Omnitrophota bacterium, the proteins below share one genomic window:
- a CDS encoding succinate dehydrogenase/fumarate reductase iron-sulfur subunit, translating to MHDKINVKLKIWRQKDGKSKGKFETYRLKDLDTSMSFLEMLDVLNEDLASKGAEPVEFDHDCREGICGMCGAVVNGQAHGPVPGTTFCQLHLRHFKNNAVITIEPWRSRAFPVVKDLVVDRSSFDRIITAGGYISAKTGSAPEANAIPVSKENADLAMDAAACIGCGACVAACPNASAMLFVGAKISHLALLPHGQIERKARALNMVEQMDKEGFGNCSNEYECEAACPKQIKVSNIARMNKEFRSAAV from the coding sequence ATGCACGACAAAATCAATGTCAAATTAAAGATCTGGCGCCAAAAAGACGGCAAGTCCAAAGGAAAGTTCGAAACTTACCGTCTCAAAGACCTGGACACCTCCATGTCGTTCCTGGAAATGCTGGATGTCCTCAATGAGGACCTGGCGTCCAAGGGAGCCGAGCCGGTCGAGTTCGATCATGACTGCCGTGAAGGGATTTGCGGGATGTGCGGCGCGGTCGTCAATGGGCAGGCCCACGGCCCCGTTCCGGGGACAACGTTCTGCCAGCTGCACCTGAGGCACTTCAAGAACAACGCCGTCATTACCATCGAGCCCTGGAGGTCCCGGGCGTTTCCGGTGGTCAAAGATTTGGTTGTGGACCGCTCGTCGTTTGACCGGATCATCACGGCTGGAGGATACATTTCCGCCAAGACCGGATCTGCCCCTGAGGCCAATGCCATCCCCGTCTCCAAAGAGAACGCGGACCTTGCCATGGACGCCGCGGCCTGCATCGGGTGCGGGGCCTGTGTCGCGGCCTGCCCGAACGCTTCAGCCATGCTGTTTGTGGGGGCCAAGATCAGCCACCTGGCGCTTTTGCCGCACGGACAGATCGAACGGAAGGCCCGCGCCCTGAACATGGTCGAGCAGATGGACAAGGAAGGGTTCGGCAATTGCTCCAACGAATATGAATGCGAGGCCGCCTGCCCCAAGCAGATCAAGGTTTCCAACATCGCCCGGATGAACAAAGAGTTCCGCTCGGCCGCCGTTTGA
- a CDS encoding cytochrome c biogenesis protein ResB, with amino-acid sequence MPKTPPIPLMIRRIASVRITVVCLFLLFVLTLWGTVAQMTQGLYGAQHRFFYSLGFLALGFIPFPGARLVLWVMFINLACATVTRFSRPQFPRDLGLLVIHGGLLLYFVAAFATFHLTRESNLHLLEGEGANISSSYHDWEISFWTDDAEKRRVIALDTQNIAQGQTVAIPQLSLALTIKTYYPNSQAYTMVQPGQPAGSARNASGILSLTSVPWNKEPEKNIPGIIINLKQGSADLGDVLLYGGEDRATKIERPEGPVHVQLRPMKSPMPFTLFLKDFKMEKHPNTEVARSYQSLVEIKTQGLAREILISMNKPLRYKDYTLYQASYSIDSLGREYSTLAVVKNAGRLLPYIASFVTFFGLAIHFLMMGVRGKKARAGA; translated from the coding sequence ATGCCCAAGACACCGCCCATTCCCCTCATGATCCGCCGGATCGCATCGGTCCGAATCACGGTCGTCTGCCTTTTTCTTCTGTTTGTCCTGACCCTCTGGGGGACCGTCGCCCAGATGACCCAGGGATTATACGGCGCACAACATCGGTTTTTTTATTCGCTTGGATTCCTCGCCCTGGGCTTCATCCCGTTTCCCGGGGCCCGGCTCGTGCTGTGGGTGATGTTCATCAATCTCGCCTGCGCCACTGTCACACGATTTTCCCGCCCCCAATTCCCGCGCGACCTGGGGCTGCTCGTCATCCACGGCGGATTGCTGCTTTATTTTGTGGCCGCCTTTGCCACGTTCCATCTCACCCGCGAGTCCAATCTCCACCTGCTGGAAGGCGAAGGGGCGAATATTTCTTCCTCCTACCATGACTGGGAAATCTCCTTCTGGACCGATGACGCTGAAAAACGCCGCGTGATCGCCCTGGACACCCAAAATATCGCTCAGGGCCAAACGGTCGCGATCCCCCAGCTATCGCTCGCGCTCACGATCAAAACTTATTATCCGAACAGCCAGGCCTACACCATGGTCCAGCCCGGCCAGCCGGCGGGATCCGCGAGAAACGCCTCCGGTATTCTCTCGCTGACGTCCGTCCCCTGGAACAAGGAACCGGAAAAAAACATCCCCGGCATCATTATCAACCTGAAGCAGGGGAGCGCGGACCTGGGAGACGTCCTGCTGTACGGCGGGGAAGACCGTGCCACAAAAATCGAACGTCCGGAAGGGCCCGTCCATGTGCAGCTCCGGCCCATGAAGTCCCCGATGCCATTCACATTGTTCTTAAAAGATTTTAAAATGGAAAAGCACCCGAACACCGAGGTCGCCAGAAGTTACCAGAGCCTCGTGGAAATCAAAACCCAGGGACTCGCCCGGGAAATTTTAATTTCCATGAACAAGCCTCTCCGTTATAAGGATTACACGCTCTACCAGGCGTCATATTCGATTGACAGTCTCGGACGGGAATATTCCACCCTGGCCGTTGTCAAAAACGCCGGCCGCCTGTTGCCGTATATTGCCAGTTTCGTGACATTTTTCGGGCTGGCCATCCATTTTTTGATGATGGGCGTGCGGGGGAAGAAAGCCCGGGCAGGAGCATAG
- a CDS encoding fumarate reductase/succinate dehydrogenase flavoprotein subunit: MMLNSKIPAGPLKDKWTAHKMKLKLVNPANKRKYSVIVVGTGLAGASAAASLAELGYRVKAFCFQDSPRRAHSIAAQGGINAAKNYPNDGDSVERLFYDTIKGGDFRAREANVYRLAEVSNCIIDQCVAQGVPFAREYSGYLDNRSFGGAQVSRTFYARGQTGQQLLLGAYGALMKEVAKKTIELHPRTEMLDLVVIDGAVRGIITRDLATGGITSHAADAVVMATGGYANAFYLSTNAKACNVTAIWRAYKKGACFANPCYTQIHPTCLPSHGDYQSKLTLMSESLRNDGRVWVPQNPGDKRLPSDIPEKERDYFLERKYPSFGNLVPRDIASRNVKEQCDQGRGVGPAGQAVHLDFSDAIQRLGKDTIESRYGNLFQMYEMITGVNPYGSPMMIYPAPHYTMGGLWVDYNLMSNLPGLFVIGEANFSDHGANRLGASALMQGLADGYFILPYTIGDYLASCAPAKPDILRHTEFQAAESQSKQKTNRLLTVGGKRTVDDFHRQLGKLLWNNCGMARNEKGLKEAFAQIPRIRQEFWENVNVPGSGESLNSSLEKAGRVADFMEFAELLILDALHRQESAGGHFREEHQTPEGEALRDDANFSYVAAWEYAGDKKDPVLHKESLSFENVHLSQRSYK; this comes from the coding sequence CTGATGCTCAATTCCAAAATCCCGGCCGGTCCCTTGAAAGACAAATGGACCGCGCACAAAATGAAGCTCAAGCTGGTCAACCCGGCCAACAAACGAAAATATTCCGTCATCGTGGTCGGCACAGGGCTGGCCGGAGCGTCGGCCGCGGCCTCGTTGGCCGAGCTGGGATACCGGGTCAAGGCGTTCTGCTTCCAGGACAGCCCCCGGCGGGCGCACAGCATCGCCGCGCAAGGGGGGATCAACGCCGCGAAAAATTATCCCAATGACGGCGACAGCGTTGAACGGCTTTTTTACGATACGATCAAAGGGGGCGACTTCCGCGCCAGAGAAGCGAACGTCTACCGCCTGGCCGAAGTGAGCAACTGCATCATTGACCAATGCGTGGCCCAGGGCGTGCCGTTCGCCCGCGAATACAGCGGATATCTGGACAACCGTTCCTTCGGCGGCGCGCAGGTGTCCCGGACGTTCTACGCGCGGGGCCAGACCGGCCAGCAGCTTTTACTGGGGGCCTACGGCGCCTTGATGAAAGAGGTCGCCAAAAAGACGATCGAACTTCATCCGCGGACCGAGATGCTCGACCTGGTCGTGATCGACGGCGCGGTCCGGGGGATCATCACACGCGACCTCGCCACCGGGGGAATCACGTCCCACGCCGCCGATGCGGTTGTCATGGCCACCGGCGGCTATGCCAACGCATTTTACCTTTCGACCAACGCCAAGGCCTGCAACGTCACCGCCATCTGGCGGGCCTATAAAAAAGGCGCCTGCTTCGCCAATCCGTGTTACACGCAGATCCATCCGACCTGCCTTCCTTCGCACGGGGATTACCAATCCAAGCTGACCCTGATGAGCGAGAGCCTGCGCAATGACGGCCGCGTCTGGGTGCCGCAGAACCCCGGGGACAAACGCCTTCCGTCCGACATCCCGGAAAAGGAGAGGGACTATTTTCTGGAAAGAAAATATCCCAGCTTCGGTAACCTGGTACCGCGCGACATCGCTTCGCGCAACGTCAAGGAACAATGTGACCAGGGCCGAGGAGTCGGACCGGCCGGGCAGGCGGTGCACCTGGATTTTTCGGACGCCATCCAGCGCCTGGGCAAGGACACGATCGAAAGCCGCTACGGCAACCTTTTTCAGATGTATGAAATGATCACCGGAGTCAATCCCTACGGCAGCCCCATGATGATCTACCCGGCCCCGCATTACACCATGGGGGGCCTCTGGGTGGATTACAACCTGATGAGCAACCTGCCGGGGCTTTTTGTCATCGGCGAGGCCAATTTCTCGGACCACGGCGCCAACCGGCTGGGGGCGAGCGCCCTGATGCAGGGGCTGGCCGACGGATATTTCATCCTGCCCTACACCATCGGCGATTATCTCGCGTCCTGCGCGCCGGCCAAGCCCGACATTCTCCGCCACACCGAATTCCAGGCCGCGGAATCTCAGTCCAAACAAAAAACGAACCGGCTCCTGACCGTCGGGGGCAAGCGCACCGTGGACGACTTCCACCGCCAGCTGGGGAAACTGCTCTGGAACAACTGCGGCATGGCCCGTAATGAAAAGGGCCTCAAGGAGGCTTTCGCGCAGATTCCCCGGATTCGCCAGGAATTCTGGGAGAACGTCAACGTGCCCGGATCCGGAGAGAGCCTGAACTCATCGCTGGAAAAAGCCGGCCGGGTGGCGGATTTCATGGAATTCGCCGAACTGTTGATCCTGGACGCACTTCACCGGCAGGAATCCGCGGGCGGACATTTTCGCGAGGAACACCAGACTCCCGAAGGGGAAGCCCTGCGGGATGACGCAAACTTTTCGTATGTGGCCGCATGGGAATATGCCGGGGACAAGAAGGACCCTGTTCTCCACAAAGAATCCTTGTCATTCGAGAACGTTCATCTGTCCCAGCGGAGCTACAAGTAA
- a CDS encoding ABC transporter ATP-binding protein: protein MLVTKSLRVDYEDVTAVQDLSFEIKAGQIYGLVGPNGAGKTSTIKALAGIIEPTYGEISIAGHDLEFDHEQALQGIGFMPDFPPVYENLKVWEYLDVFAAAYLLPRSERITRCRYWIEQVNLSSKWDAFVRDLSRGMRQRLVLAKTLLHNPKVLLLDEPASGLDPIARMEFRKLLKNISSTGMTILISSHILTELSDFCNAVGIMEKGRMVVSGSIDEIRRHIGSKGQMFIRLANAEAGAQQRVFDTLKGYAVVTEPQSGPSGEIRALFSGERKDSAHILAALVSQGVPVSDFYVKEADVEDIFFKIGAKEVS from the coding sequence ATGCTCGTTACAAAATCTCTCCGGGTGGATTATGAGGATGTGACCGCCGTCCAGGATCTTTCGTTTGAGATCAAGGCGGGCCAGATCTACGGCCTTGTCGGCCCGAACGGCGCGGGCAAGACATCCACCATCAAGGCCCTGGCTGGGATCATCGAACCCACCTACGGCGAAATTTCCATCGCCGGACACGACCTGGAATTCGACCATGAACAGGCCCTGCAGGGAATTGGCTTTATGCCGGATTTTCCTCCCGTCTACGAAAATCTCAAAGTTTGGGAATACCTGGACGTTTTTGCCGCCGCGTATCTTCTCCCCCGCTCCGAACGGATAACGAGGTGCCGCTACTGGATTGAGCAGGTGAACCTCTCCTCCAAGTGGGACGCTTTCGTCCGGGACCTCTCCCGCGGGATGCGCCAGCGGCTTGTCCTGGCCAAAACCCTTTTGCACAATCCCAAGGTCCTTCTTTTGGATGAGCCGGCCAGTGGCCTGGACCCGATCGCCCGCATGGAATTCCGCAAATTGTTGAAAAATATTTCATCCACAGGAATGACGATCTTGATCTCGAGCCACATCCTGACGGAGCTGAGCGATTTTTGCAACGCCGTCGGCATTATGGAAAAAGGCCGCATGGTCGTTTCGGGAAGCATTGATGAAATCCGCCGGCACATCGGCAGCAAGGGACAGATGTTCATCCGCCTCGCGAACGCCGAGGCCGGGGCTCAGCAGCGAGTTTTCGACACGCTGAAGGGGTATGCCGTTGTGACCGAACCCCAGTCCGGACCCTCCGGCGAGATCCGTGCTCTTTTTTCCGGGGAGCGGAAAGACTCCGCGCATATCCTCGCCGCCCTTGTTTCCCAGGGCGTCCCCGTGTCAGATTTTTACGTTAAAGAAGCCGATGTTGAGGATATTTTCTTTAAAATCGGCGCCAAGGAAGTGTCATGA
- the hemE gene encoding uroporphyrinogen decarboxylase, which yields MTTPLLLQAFQGTNTEIPVWFMRQAGRYLPSYQAIRKNHTLEEMFADPQTASEVTCLPVRELDVDAAILFADILTLPSLMGFRIRFSKEIGPVIANPIARPSDVARMQTAEKFSGIQEAITLTLKKLPASIPLIGFAGAPFTVLCYLIEGGSSISFRKTLAFAHQHPKEFHRALSALTDNTICYLKAQQEAGIAVFQLFDSWGGILRDKEYRQWVLPYVQRIFKTLRLPSIYYLKNCHHLIPEMVRSGAGMLSVCETVDLAKCPALLKSGKGVQGNLCNTLLYADDRTLAKEVRLLLKAASGYKKYIFNLSHGVFPDVKVDKLRLVIREIRKFRKP from the coding sequence ATGACAACGCCCCTGCTGTTACAGGCTTTTCAAGGCACCAACACGGAGATCCCCGTCTGGTTCATGCGTCAGGCCGGGCGGTATCTTCCGTCTTACCAGGCCATCCGCAAAAATCACACCCTGGAAGAGATGTTTGCGGATCCGCAGACCGCCTCCGAGGTCACCTGCCTGCCTGTCCGGGAACTCGACGTGGACGCGGCGATTCTGTTCGCCGACATCCTGACCCTGCCGTCGCTCATGGGCTTCCGGATCCGTTTCAGCAAGGAGATCGGGCCGGTCATCGCCAACCCTATCGCCCGTCCGTCGGACGTGGCCCGGATGCAGACGGCCGAAAAATTCTCCGGCATCCAGGAAGCCATCACCCTGACCCTCAAAAAGCTGCCTGCCTCAATCCCGCTCATAGGATTTGCCGGCGCCCCGTTCACGGTCCTGTGCTATTTGATCGAAGGCGGATCTTCCATCTCATTCCGCAAAACATTGGCCTTCGCGCACCAGCATCCCAAAGAATTTCACCGGGCGCTCTCCGCGCTGACCGATAACACCATCTGTTATCTGAAAGCCCAGCAGGAGGCGGGGATCGCGGTCTTCCAGCTTTTTGACAGCTGGGGAGGGATCCTCCGGGACAAGGAATACCGCCAATGGGTCCTGCCGTATGTGCAAAGGATTTTCAAAACACTCCGCCTGCCATCCATTTATTATCTTAAAAATTGCCATCACCTCATCCCGGAGATGGTCCGGTCCGGCGCCGGCATGCTTTCGGTCTGTGAAACCGTTGATCTTGCGAAATGCCCGGCATTGCTCAAATCCGGGAAAGGGGTGCAGGGGAACCTGTGCAACACGCTGCTTTACGCGGACGACCGGACCCTGGCCAAAGAGGTGCGGCTCCTGTTGAAAGCGGCATCCGGTTATAAAAAATATATTTTTAACCTGAGCCACGGCGTTTTCCCGGACGTCAAGGTCGACAAACTCCGGCTGGTCATCCGGGAAATCCGGAAATTCCGTAAACCATGA
- the hemN gene encoding oxygen-independent coproporphyrinogen III oxidase, producing the protein MSLLIDKKTIQKYDVPGPRYTSYPTAPEWSDEVTPAVYAGKLAAFGQSEKTLSLYIHIPFCESMCYFCACMVAIRKQEEHYGDDYLKSLFREIDLIAGHIGRRKTIRQLHWGGGTPTFLSEGQLQKLFARIASHFDIDFAGEVAIEIDPRRVTRGKLQLLQKLGFNRVSMGIQDFDAKVQETVNRIQPFERVEEVNAWCRELGFLSINFDLIYGLPLQTRESFRDTVAKVIALKPDRIALYSFAYLPWMKKHQTKLDTADLPGTDQKLEIFLEARGMFLNNGYDAIAMDHFALKNDELAVAFRGGTLYRNFMGYTVKPADEYVGAGVSAIGFLEHTYVQNHKTLPEYTKALDSGALPVERGKVLSLDDRARRWTINALICQFEVDKLKFADEFHTDFDRYFQKEQPHIEACVRDRLLEAGERSLKVTELGKFFIRNICMGFDWYLHQADAHKNFSRTV; encoded by the coding sequence ATGTCTCTGCTGATCGACAAAAAAACCATCCAGAAATATGACGTGCCCGGGCCGCGCTACACCAGTTATCCCACCGCGCCGGAGTGGTCCGATGAAGTCACGCCTGCCGTTTACGCCGGGAAACTCGCCGCTTTCGGCCAAAGCGAAAAGACCCTGTCGCTTTATATCCATATCCCATTTTGCGAAAGCATGTGCTATTTCTGCGCCTGCATGGTCGCCATCCGCAAGCAGGAGGAACATTACGGGGACGACTACCTGAAGTCACTGTTCAGGGAAATCGACCTTATCGCCGGGCATATCGGCCGCCGCAAGACGATCCGCCAGCTGCATTGGGGCGGAGGGACCCCGACCTTTTTGTCAGAAGGACAACTGCAAAAACTTTTCGCCAGGATTGCCAGCCATTTTGACATCGACTTCGCGGGCGAGGTCGCCATTGAGATCGATCCCCGCCGTGTCACCCGCGGCAAATTGCAGCTCCTGCAAAAACTCGGATTCAACCGTGTCTCCATGGGAATCCAGGATTTTGACGCCAAGGTCCAGGAAACGGTGAACCGGATCCAGCCCTTCGAACGGGTGGAAGAAGTGAACGCCTGGTGCCGCGAGTTGGGATTCCTTTCGATCAATTTTGACCTGATTTACGGCCTGCCGCTCCAGACACGGGAATCGTTCCGGGACACCGTGGCCAAGGTCATCGCGCTGAAACCGGACCGGATCGCCCTCTACAGTTTCGCCTATCTGCCCTGGATGAAAAAGCACCAGACCAAGCTCGACACCGCCGACCTGCCGGGGACCGACCAGAAACTGGAGATCTTCCTGGAGGCCAGGGGCATGTTCCTGAACAACGGATACGACGCGATCGCCATGGACCATTTCGCCTTGAAGAACGACGAGCTGGCCGTGGCGTTCCGCGGCGGGACATTATACCGGAATTTCATGGGCTACACGGTGAAACCCGCGGACGAATATGTCGGGGCGGGAGTTTCCGCGATCGGATTCCTCGAACATACCTATGTGCAAAATCACAAAACCCTGCCGGAGTATACCAAAGCCCTGGACAGCGGCGCCCTTCCGGTGGAGAGGGGAAAGGTCCTGTCCCTGGACGACCGGGCGCGCCGGTGGACCATCAACGCGCTCATATGCCAGTTTGAGGTGGATAAATTGAAATTTGCCGATGAGTTCCACACTGATTTTGACCGGTATTTCCAAAAAGAACAGCCGCACATTGAGGCCTGCGTCCGGGACCGCCTGCTGGAGGCCGGGGAAAGATCCCTCAAAGTCACGGAACTCGGGAAATTCTTTATCCGGAACATCTGCATGGGATTCGACTGGTACCTTCACCAGGCCGACGCCCACAAAAATTTTTCTCGCACCGTTTGA
- the hemG gene encoding protoporphyrinogen oxidase gives MRKHIAIIGGGISGLAVLHYLKQKYPAASDVQINLFEKEGRSGGVIQSSNHSGCLFESGPNGILDSKEQAMALIRELGLEGEILRAAPAAKLRFIAWRGRLHALPANPAGLLTFSPLSLFDKLRLFWEPCVPGRPSPEESVYDFGRRRFGKGVAEILLDCLAKGIYGADIRRMSLKAAFPLLYDLESKHGSVLKGLMALMKQRKQALPPGKPRSSPFGQLCSFRRGMQQLPQEIYSRYQHHIHLGEDVMGMKKEGGGYVIETPKVKYFADQVFICTPAYTAARLIADANAEVCGLLKKIEYVPILVAGLVYHTKDLKKIPEGFGYLVPTEGNSEILGVLFSGNIFPGHTEPEKFLFRVLIRPGRPDIDPRTFLPTAIEEVRSRFSITADPVERCYSYLAHAIPLYGLEHPRITEQLAAGMRDLPNCHLAGNYLGGISVADCIQNTKGLVEESDG, from the coding sequence ATGAGAAAACACATCGCTATTATCGGCGGCGGCATCAGCGGGCTGGCCGTCCTTCATTATCTCAAGCAGAAGTATCCGGCGGCCAGCGACGTCCAGATCAACCTGTTTGAAAAGGAGGGCCGCTCCGGCGGAGTGATTCAATCCTCAAACCATTCCGGCTGCCTTTTTGAAAGCGGCCCCAACGGGATCCTCGACTCTAAAGAGCAGGCCATGGCCCTCATCCGGGAACTCGGTCTCGAGGGAGAAATCCTGCGCGCCGCGCCGGCGGCCAAACTCCGCTTTATCGCCTGGAGGGGCCGGCTGCATGCCCTGCCCGCCAATCCGGCCGGGCTTTTGACGTTTTCCCCGTTAAGCCTTTTCGACAAACTCCGTCTCTTTTGGGAACCCTGCGTCCCCGGCCGCCCCAGCCCTGAGGAGAGCGTTTATGATTTTGGCCGCCGCCGCTTTGGAAAAGGCGTGGCAGAAATTCTGCTCGACTGTCTGGCCAAAGGGATTTACGGGGCCGACATCCGCCGGATGAGCCTTAAGGCCGCGTTCCCTCTGCTCTACGACCTGGAATCAAAACACGGGTCTGTCCTCAAAGGATTGATGGCGTTGATGAAACAGCGCAAACAGGCGTTGCCGCCAGGGAAACCGAGATCCTCGCCGTTCGGCCAGTTGTGCTCCTTCCGCCGGGGAATGCAGCAACTGCCGCAGGAGATTTACTCCAGATATCAGCACCACATCCACCTCGGTGAAGACGTCATGGGCATGAAAAAGGAAGGGGGCGGGTATGTGATTGAAACGCCCAAAGTGAAATATTTCGCGGACCAGGTCTTCATTTGCACCCCGGCCTATACCGCTGCCCGGCTGATCGCTGACGCAAACGCCGAGGTCTGCGGCTTGCTTAAAAAGATCGAATACGTTCCGATCCTGGTCGCGGGGCTTGTCTACCACACAAAAGATCTCAAGAAAATCCCCGAAGGGTTCGGCTATCTTGTCCCAACGGAAGGCAACAGCGAAATCCTGGGGGTCCTGTTTTCCGGGAATATCTTTCCGGGACACACAGAACCGGAAAAATTCCTGTTCCGTGTCCTGATCCGCCCCGGGCGTCCGGATATCGATCCCAGGACCTTTCTTCCGACCGCCATCGAAGAAGTGCGCTCCCGGTTCTCCATCACGGCCGATCCCGTTGAACGGTGTTATTCTTACCTGGCCCATGCCATCCCGCTTTATGGCCTGGAGCACCCCAGGATCACGGAACAGCTGGCGGCCGGCATGAGAGATCTGCCGAACTGCCATTTGGCAGGGAATTACCTGGGTGGGATCTCGGTCGCCGATTGTATCCAAAACACCAAAGGACTCGTGGAAGAATCAGATGGCTAA
- the ccsA gene encoding cytochrome c biogenesis protein CcsA, with product MKNPLRLRVLFLVCFFAAGGVNRGGAEPPVPKKVNSLKNFQTIQVLHDGRIKPLDTYARTLLLQFSGRSKVGKEPAVRWLARFLLAPETTRNDKIFLVNNPQIVESLGIPPEHGRRYSFAQMEAVYPKLAEMAAAAFRIEDKQRDLVENEIIRVHENVRGYADLTHSFQFAFPHPDFEITSPRLRSRIGLPEQQAMFSFIEVIQKADKIYAITQPLEKKPMAEWGEDEKKLAGLMSQIYQWSASYQGLPFTVVPSYLPNDERWMSPWDIFQAAFKTTEGREEAVALRDLMVAYWNGEQIPFDLAAKHFQQSVRTRYQSTMGRDLPDGKLEIAYNKANLFLWTKISYALAFLVFLFSLVSDKKYLYPLAWGLTVAGFVTQTIGLGMRIAILGRPPVSNLYETFVFVSFMIGLSGMIIERLNRQWLGLVVSAIGGFVFLLIANKFASEGDTLRMLVAVLNSNFWLSTHVLSITTGYAGACVAGIIGHIYILQAIFKPNNKALQERTSRVLLGALGFGLAMTFLGTNLGGIWADESWGRFWGWDPKENGALLIILWIAMIFHARLGGLIGPLGVAASSVLVLIVVMWAWFGVNLLSIGLHSYGFMQGVATNLAVYVTLQLLFLSITIPIALGRQHANKSSKT from the coding sequence ATGAAAAATCCCTTAAGATTACGCGTCCTTTTTCTCGTGTGCTTTTTCGCCGCCGGAGGAGTGAACCGCGGAGGCGCCGAACCGCCGGTCCCCAAGAAGGTGAATTCGCTCAAAAATTTTCAGACCATCCAGGTCCTTCACGACGGCCGCATCAAACCCCTGGACACCTACGCCCGGACCCTGCTTCTGCAGTTTTCCGGCCGCAGCAAGGTCGGCAAGGAACCCGCTGTCCGATGGCTGGCGCGATTCCTGCTCGCCCCGGAGACAACCCGGAACGACAAAATTTTCCTGGTCAACAACCCTCAAATTGTTGAATCTCTGGGAATTCCCCCGGAGCACGGGCGGCGTTACAGCTTCGCCCAGATGGAAGCCGTCTATCCCAAACTGGCGGAAATGGCCGCGGCCGCGTTCCGCATCGAGGACAAACAGCGAGATCTCGTTGAAAATGAGATCATCCGCGTTCATGAAAACGTGAGGGGCTACGCCGATTTGACCCATTCGTTCCAGTTCGCGTTCCCGCATCCGGACTTCGAGATCACGAGCCCGCGCCTTCGCAGCCGGATCGGACTGCCGGAACAGCAGGCCATGTTCAGCTTCATCGAGGTCATCCAAAAAGCCGACAAGATTTACGCCATCACCCAGCCGCTTGAAAAAAAGCCTATGGCCGAGTGGGGAGAGGACGAAAAAAAACTGGCAGGCCTCATGTCCCAGATCTATCAGTGGTCGGCGTCATACCAAGGGCTGCCGTTCACCGTGGTCCCGTCGTACCTTCCCAACGATGAGCGCTGGATGAGCCCCTGGGACATTTTCCAGGCGGCGTTCAAAACCACCGAAGGGAGGGAGGAGGCCGTGGCCCTGCGCGACCTGATGGTGGCTTACTGGAACGGTGAACAGATCCCCTTCGACCTGGCCGCCAAGCATTTCCAGCAATCGGTCCGCACCCGTTACCAGTCCACCATGGGCCGCGACCTGCCGGACGGCAAACTCGAGATCGCCTACAACAAGGCCAACCTTTTTCTCTGGACAAAAATTTCTTACGCCCTGGCCTTCCTGGTTTTTTTGTTTTCGCTCGTTTCGGACAAAAAATATCTATACCCCCTGGCCTGGGGCCTCACGGTTGCTGGATTCGTGACGCAAACGATCGGGCTGGGAATGCGGATTGCCATCCTGGGGCGGCCGCCGGTAAGCAATCTTTATGAAACCTTTGTCTTTGTCTCGTTTATGATCGGGCTGTCCGGCATGATCATCGAACGGCTCAACAGGCAATGGCTGGGGCTGGTCGTCTCGGCCATCGGCGGATTCGTCTTTCTTCTCATCGCCAACAAATTCGCCAGCGAGGGGGACACCCTGCGGATGCTCGTCGCGGTCCTGAATTCCAACTTCTGGCTGTCCACCCACGTCCTCAGCATCACGACCGGATACGCCGGAGCGTGCGTTGCCGGGATCATCGGCCACATCTACATCCTGCAGGCGATCTTCAAACCAAACAACAAAGCCCTGCAGGAGAGGACATCCCGAGTGCTTCTCGGCGCCCTGGGGTTCGGCCTGGCTATGACATTCCTGGGAACAAATCTCGGGGGGATATGGGCTGACGAAAGCTGGGGACGGTTCTGGGGCTGGGACCCGAAAGAAAACGGGGCCCTGCTTATCATCCTGTGGATCGCCATGATCTTCCACGCGCGGCTCGGCGGGCTGATCGGGCCTCTGGGAGTGGCCGCCAGCAGCGTCCTTGTTCTCATTGTGGTCATGTGGGCCTGGTTCGGGGTCAACCTTCTCAGCATCGGGCTGCATTCTTACGGATTCATGCAAGGGGTGGCCACCAATCTTGCCGTGTATGTGACTCTCCAACTGCTGTTTCTCTCCATCACCATCCCCATCGCCCTGGGCCGGCAACACGCAAACAAATCCAGCAAAACATGA